One window from the genome of Solea solea chromosome 13, fSolSol10.1, whole genome shotgun sequence encodes:
- the ubxn11 gene encoding UBX domain-containing protein 11, translating into MSSPLSMLKKTKRGPLQGVNSDQWRKDKVPFRRNLLKEFQTAVVNSNDDVDSSHSNSSQLHRTPASDAITSLPTGPFKNGAPPSDFELMSAMMQRVTLLEKKVTNQTQELQSKNKKISMLEEKLRVQRDSASTRDLSGRDDVEKRCQQLQNQVHAMESFLSDYGLIWVGDERSSDSDKCEQTHSSGTSEGRDFHMNFDLVLQRIQDMNIVAGEGETFVQSTPTGAQLARKDPVQLRLYSNGIVMFDGPFRSYQENSTQQFMRDLMDGYFPSELQERFPDGVPFEVHDRRDEEFILRLPWNTFPGEGQTVCGKNDESSNVTGHQTPRRKLTMDQFMNRMPKMVVKAGQVIDIRESLRANLQGSPDAPSSDLMILVDTAALQAMKQRLQTFSSDRPPSARNIITLKVKSEDGNQTYILKMCFSETIGHLRQYLDKHRGGGPADYDIISAHPQFCYEDESRTLQSYGLTTNAHLLLRKRQHSQSLEVK; encoded by the exons atgagtTCACCTCTGTCGatgctgaagaaaacaaaacgcgGTCCACTGCAGGGCGTTAACAGTGACCAGTG GAGGAAAGACAAAGTGCCTTTCAGGAGAAATCTGTTAAAAG AGTTTCAGACAGCAGTGGTCAACAGTAACGACGATGTTGATTCAAGCCATTCAAATTCTTCCCAACTCCATCGCACTCCGGCCAGTGACGCCATCACTTCATTACCCACAGGCCCATTTAAGAACG GGGCTCCACCAAGCGACTTTGAGCTCATGTCTGCCATGATGCAGCGGGTGACACTTCTGGAGAAAAAGGTGACAAACCAAACACAGGAGCTTCAGTCTAag AATAAAAAGATCTCCATGTTGGAAGAGAAGCTGAGGGTTCAGAGAGACTCAG CGTCTACACGTGATCTGAGCGGCAGAGACGATGTTGAAAAGAGGTGCCAACAACTGCAGAATCAAGTGCACGCAATGGAG agCTTCCTCAGTGACTATGGTTTGATTTGGGTGGGAGACGAGAGGAGCAGCGACTCAGACAAGTGTGAGCAGACTCACAGCTCAG GAACCTCTGAGGGCAGGGATTTCCACATGAACTTTGACCTTGTGTTGCAGAGGATCCAGGACATGAACATCGTTGCCGGGGAGGGAGAGACTTTCGTGCAGTCGACACCCACAGGAGCACAGCTGGCACGAAAGGATCCTGTTCAACTGAGGCTCTACAGCAACGGCATTGTCATGTTTGACGGTCCTTTCCGCTCCTATCAGGAGAACAGCACCCAG CAGTTTATGCGAGATCTGATGGATGGGTATTTCCCCTCAGAGCTCCAGGAAAGATTTCCTGATGGAGTTCCTTTTGAG GTTCATGACAGGCGAGATGAAGAATTTATCCTCAGGCTACCTTGGAATACATTTCCAGGTGAAGGACAGACTGTCTGTGGGAAGAACGATGAATCATCAAATGTTACCGGACACCAAACTCCCC GCAGGAAACTGACCATGGATCAGTTTATGAACCGGATGCCCAAGATGGTGGTCAAAGCTGGACAAGTCATTGATATCAGGGAGTCACTGAGAGCAAACCTGCAG GGTTCACCTGATGCTCCGAGCAGCGACTTGATGATCCTCGTAGACACAGCTGCTCTACAGGCCATGAAACAGAG GCTGCAGACGTTCAGCTCCGACCGACCGCCGTCAGCCCGTAACATCATTACACTGAAGGTGAAGTCCGAGGACGGGAATCAGacttacattttgaaaatgtgtttctcagAAACAATTGGCCACCTGCGGCAGTAtctggacaaacacag agGTGGTGGTCCTGCTgattatgacatcatcagtgcGCACCCTCAGTTCTGCTACGAAGACGAGAGCAGGACGCTGCAGTCGTACGGCCTCACAACTAATGCTCATCTACTGCTGCGAAAGAGACAACACTCTCAATCACTTGAGGTCAAATAA
- the fez2a gene encoding fasciculation and elongation protein zeta-2 isoform X2, with protein sequence MAAAAAHLDTDWPHVGDLNTDSKQELLPLKGRAAATAGRTASGEATQQLPLLLLLQGHDGDDGDVLELHENKSSFPPGESGAFRSKEELGNVFDARLSECFRNVHAGTESIAAVSEITEDTLLEKDEIWKVLTTNYGQVMPVDWKCSQMHSLHVPLFNLEEKPRKTDVTGELSDDEELREQLDMHSIIVSCLADEPLFTVEQVIEEIEEMMQDSPDVEAKNNLPQSDFSMLSLDTQRSNSSPGFKDRVRTLSVAELNECMEETETNIRRFSEELVQQLARRDELEFEKEVKNSFISVLIDVQNRQKEHRELLKKKKKFKGGAGSSHGRAEKTLGVYLTTVIPYEEKGHPPSIEDLQILTKILEAMRDDSDKVPGLLTDYILKVLCPT encoded by the exons ATGGCTGCAGCTGCCGCACACCTCGACACCGACTGGCCGCATGTGGGTGATTTAAACACGGACTCAAAGCAGGAGCTGCTGCCACTGAAAGGCCGAGCAGCGGCCACCGCAGGCCGCACCGCCTCGGGGGAAGCGACGCAGCAGCTCccgctgctgctactgctgcagggacatgatggtgatgatggtgatgtccTCGAGCTGCACGAGAACAAAAGCAGCTTTCCCCCCGGGGAAAGTGGTGCTTTTAGGTCCAAGGAGGAGCTGGGGAACGTGTTTGACGCCAGATTATCCGAGTGCTTCCGAAATGTTCACGCCGGGACAGAGAGCATCGCTGCCGTGAGTGAGATCACCGAGGACACGCTGCTGGAGAAAGACGA AATTTGGAAAGTTTTAACCACTAACTATGGACAAGTGATGCCGGTTGACTGGAAGTGCTCTCAAATGCACTCGCTCCACGTCCCCTTATTTAACCTGGAGGAGAAACCT AGGAAGACTGATGTCACGGGGGAGCTGTCGGATGATGAGGAGCTGAGGGAGCAGCTGGACATGCACTCCATCATCGTCTCTTGCCTGGCAGACGAGCCCCTCTTCACTGTAGAGCAG GTGATTGAGGAGATAGAGGAGATGATGCAGGACTCGCCTGACGTGGAAGCAAAGAACAATCTGCCTCAGTCAGACTTCTCGATGCTCTCTTTGGACACGCAGCGCTCCAACAGCAGCCCCGGCTTCAAGGACA GGGTCAGGACTCTGAGTGTTGCGGAGCTGAATGAATGTATGGAGGAGACGGAGACGAACATCAGGAGGTTTTCAGAGGAGCTGGTGCAGCAGCTGGCTCGGAGGGATGAACTGGAATTTGAGAAAGAGGTCAAGAACAGTTTCATCTCAGTGCTCATCGATGTTCAGAACCGGCAGAAGGAGCACCGCGagctgctgaagaagaagaagaagttcaaAGGTGGAGCTGGGTCTTCACACGGCCGCGCTGAGAAAACACTCGGAGTA TATTTGACCACAGTCATCCCGTATGAGGAGAAAGGACATCCTCCTTCCATCGAGGACCTCCAGATCCTGACCAAGA TCCTGGAAGCAATGAGGGATGACAGTGACAAGGTGCCTGGTCTCTTGACAGACTACATTCTCAAAG tTCTTTGCCCAACATAG
- the fez2a gene encoding fasciculation and elongation protein zeta-2 isoform X1, with translation MAAAAAHLDTDWPHVGDLNTDSKQELLPLKGRAAATAGRTASGEATQQLPLLLLLQGHDGDDGDVLELHENKSSFPPGESGAFRSKEELGNVFDARLSECFRNVHAGTESIAAVSEITEDTLLEKDEIWKVLTTNYGQVMPVDWKCSQMHSLHVPLFNLEEKPRKTDVTGELSDDEELREQLDMHSIIVSCLADEPLFTVEQVIEEIEEMMQDSPDVEAKNNLPQSDFSMLSLDTQRSNSSPGFKDRVRTLSVAELNECMEETETNIRRFSEELVQQLARRDELEFEKEVKNSFISVLIDVQNRQKEHRELLKKKKKFKGGAGSSHGRAEKTLGVRLSMEGLSSVFQNSFRQTFGSGSSERQYLTTVIPYEEKGHPPSIEDLQILTKILEAMRDDSDKVPGLLTDYILKVLCPT, from the exons ATGGCTGCAGCTGCCGCACACCTCGACACCGACTGGCCGCATGTGGGTGATTTAAACACGGACTCAAAGCAGGAGCTGCTGCCACTGAAAGGCCGAGCAGCGGCCACCGCAGGCCGCACCGCCTCGGGGGAAGCGACGCAGCAGCTCccgctgctgctactgctgcagggacatgatggtgatgatggtgatgtccTCGAGCTGCACGAGAACAAAAGCAGCTTTCCCCCCGGGGAAAGTGGTGCTTTTAGGTCCAAGGAGGAGCTGGGGAACGTGTTTGACGCCAGATTATCCGAGTGCTTCCGAAATGTTCACGCCGGGACAGAGAGCATCGCTGCCGTGAGTGAGATCACCGAGGACACGCTGCTGGAGAAAGACGA AATTTGGAAAGTTTTAACCACTAACTATGGACAAGTGATGCCGGTTGACTGGAAGTGCTCTCAAATGCACTCGCTCCACGTCCCCTTATTTAACCTGGAGGAGAAACCT AGGAAGACTGATGTCACGGGGGAGCTGTCGGATGATGAGGAGCTGAGGGAGCAGCTGGACATGCACTCCATCATCGTCTCTTGCCTGGCAGACGAGCCCCTCTTCACTGTAGAGCAG GTGATTGAGGAGATAGAGGAGATGATGCAGGACTCGCCTGACGTGGAAGCAAAGAACAATCTGCCTCAGTCAGACTTCTCGATGCTCTCTTTGGACACGCAGCGCTCCAACAGCAGCCCCGGCTTCAAGGACA GGGTCAGGACTCTGAGTGTTGCGGAGCTGAATGAATGTATGGAGGAGACGGAGACGAACATCAGGAGGTTTTCAGAGGAGCTGGTGCAGCAGCTGGCTCGGAGGGATGAACTGGAATTTGAGAAAGAGGTCAAGAACAGTTTCATCTCAGTGCTCATCGATGTTCAGAACCGGCAGAAGGAGCACCGCGagctgctgaagaagaagaagaagttcaaAGGTGGAGCTGGGTCTTCACACGGCCGCGCTGAGAAAACACTCGGAGTA CGCCTCAGCATGGAGGGActctcctctgtctttcaaAACAGCTTCCGGCAAACTTTTGGGAGTGGGAGCAGTGAAAGACAG TATTTGACCACAGTCATCCCGTATGAGGAGAAAGGACATCCTCCTTCCATCGAGGACCTCCAGATCCTGACCAAGA TCCTGGAAGCAATGAGGGATGACAGTGACAAGGTGCCTGGTCTCTTGACAGACTACATTCTCAAAG tTCTTTGCCCAACATAG
- the clec3ba gene encoding tetranectin: METRGLWLMFYLLLLANCTFQQSTSKRRNGKKDSANNAAIEELKQQISDIVQELNVMKEQQALHTVCLRGTKILGKCFLADSVKKTFHAASDDCIAKGGSLGTPLTGDENDQLYSYVRQSIGPEEHVWLGINDMVTDGQWVDQSGSGVRFKNWETEITQQPDGGRSQNCAILSTTAKGKWFDESCKAEKASVCEFNII, encoded by the exons ATGGAGACTCGAGGACTTTGGTTGATGTTTTACCTTCTTCTGCTGGCAAACTGCACTTTTCAGCAGAGCACATCAAAGAGAAGGAATGGCAAGAAAG ACTCTGCGAACAATGCTGCCATCGAGGAGCTGAAACAACAAATAAGTGACATCGTGCAGGAGCTGAATGTGATGAAAGAACAGCAGGCTCTACACACAG TTTGTCTAAGGGGCACAAAGATCCTCGGCAAGTGTTTCCTGGCTGACTCAGTGAAGAAGACTTTTCATGCTGCCAGTGATGACTGCATCGCTAAAGGAGGCAGCCTGGGCACTCCTCTGACAGGAGACGAGAACGACCAACTCTACAGCTACGTGCGCCAGAGCATTGGCCCAGAGGAGCATGTCTGGCTGGGAATCAATGACATGGTGACTGACGGTCAGTGGGTGGACCAGTCGGGGTCCGGTGTGCGCTTTAAGAACTGGGAGACAGAGATCACTCAGCAGCCAGACGGAGGACGCAGCCAGAACTGTgccatcctctccaccacagcAAAAGGGAAGTGGTTTGATGAGAGCTGCAAGGCTGAGAAGGCCTCGGTGTGTGAGTTCAACATCATCTGA